The sequence below is a genomic window from Pseudomonas cremoricolorata.
GGCGAAGCGTTCTTTCATCTGCGGGCTGATGGCGATGCTCTTGGCACTTCGCGGGAAGATCCCGCCGCCTTCGGACATGATGCTGGTGTCGTAGTCGCTCCAGGCCGAACGCGGCAGCTCGAACAGGCGTTTGCGCTCGGCAAAGCTGTTGGCCGTCTCGGGGTTGGGGTCGATGAAGATGTGCAGGTGGTTGAACGCGGCCACCAGTTGCAGCTTGTCGGACATCAGCAGGCCGTTGCCGAACACGTCGCCAGCCATGTCGCCCACGCCGATGACGGTGATCGGGTCTTCCTGCACGTTGATGCCGCGCTCGCGGAAGTGCCGCTGCACACCGACCCAGGCGCCACGGGCGGTGATGCCCATCTTCTTGTGGTCGTAACCGGCCGAACCACCCGAGGCGAACGCATCGCCGAGCCAGAAGCCGTAGTCGATGGCGATACCGTTGGCGATGTCGGAGAAGGTCGCGGTGCCTTTGTCGGCCGCCACCACCAGGTACGGGTCATCCTCATCGTGACGCACCACGTTGGCCGGAGGCACCACACCACCGTCCTTGAGGTTGTCGGTGATGTCGAGCAGGCCGCTGATGAAGATGCGGTAGCAGGCGATACCCTCGGCGGCGATGTCGTCACGGCTGCCGCCCAGTGGCAGACGGCGTGGCAGGAAGCCACCTTTGGCACCGACCGGCACGATCACCGAGTTCTTCACCTGCTGCGCCTTGACCAGGCCCAGCACCTCGGTACGGAAGTCTTCCTCGCGGTCGGACCAGCGCAGGCCACCACGGGCTACGTTGCCAAAGCGCAGGTGCACGCCCTCGACGCGCGGCGAGTAGACGAAGATTTCAAACTTCGGCACCGGCTTGGGCAGCTCGGGGATCAGTTTGGGGTTGAACTTGAAGCTGAAGTACGACTTGGCCTGGCCATCGGCGTCAGGCTGGTAGAAGTTGGTGCGCAGGGTGGCTTTGATCAGGTCGAGGTAGCGGCGCAGGATGCGGTCTTCGTTGAGTACCTGCACCTCATCCAGAGCGCTGAGAATCGCCTGTTCCAGACGCTGCTGCTTGTTGTCCAGATCATCCTGGGTGAGCTTGCGCGCCAGGTAGAAACGGGTCTTGAACAGGCGCGTCAGCTCGCGGGCGATGTCGGTGTGGTTGTTCAGGGTCGCGGCGATATAACCCAGGTCGAAGCCCAGGCGAATCTGCTTGAGGTAACGAGCGTAGGCCCGCAGCAGCGCCACGTCGCGCCACGGCAGGCCGGCGGTCAGCACCAGGCGGTTGAAGGCATCGTTCTCGGCATCGCCGCCCACGATATGGATGAAGGCGTCCTGCAGCACGTCGTTGAGCTGCTGGATGTCCAGGTCCAGGCCTTCGCTGTAGGTGAAGGCAAAATCATGAATCCAGAACTCGCGGCCGTTGGTGTGACGCAGACGGTACGGGAATTCACCCAGCACGCGCAGGCCGAGGTTCTCCAGAATCGGCAGCACGTCCGACAGCGCCAGCGGCGTGTCGGCGTGGTACAGCTTGCAATGCAGGGTGCGCTCGCCGATCTGCGTCAGCGGCTGGTAGAAGCTCATCGCCAGCGGACGTTTGTCGTTCAGCGCCACCACGTGCTGCAGGTCGACCACCGCCGAATGCGGGGCGAAGCGCTCGCGGTAACCGGCCGGGAAGCCTTTGGGGAAGTCGGCGAGGATGTTGGTGCCCTGGGCTTCGCCGAAGTTCTCCACCACCAGCGCCGAGTAGTCGTCGTTCCACGAACGGCAGGCCTGGATCACTTCCTTTTCCAGCTGCTGCGGGTCGATGTCGATACGGTTCTTCGGATCGACGCGCAGAATCAGCTGCACGCGGGCCAGTACCGATTCGGAGAAGAACGTCCAGAACTCGCAGTCGCTGGCCTTGAGGCGCTCCATCAGCACCTGCTGGATCTTCTGCCGCACTTCGGTGGAGTAGATTTCCCGCGGCACGTAGGCCAGGCAGTAGCAGAAGCGCCCGTACGGGTCTTTGCGCAGGAACACGCGAATCTTGTTGCGTTCCTGGATCTGCACGATCGACATGACGGTGTTGAACAGCTCGTCGATCGGCGTCTGGAACAGATCGTCACGCGGCAGCACTTCCAGCACCTGGGTCAGTTCCTTGCCCAGGTGCGCCTTGGCGTCGAAGCCGGAGCGACGTTCGATCTCGGCCACCTTGACCCGCAGGTAGGGAATGGCATGCACGTTCTCGCCATACACCGAGGAGGTGTACAGGCCCATGAAGCGGCATTCCTTGATGACCTTGCCGTCGGCGTCGAGCTGGCGAATCGACACGTAGTCCGGATACGCCGGGCGGTGCACGCGGCTGGGCAGCGCGGCCTTGGCGAACGACAGCAGCAACGGCTCGTTGAGGTAGGCGGCGGCGTAGTCTTCGATGCGCAGCTCTTGCTCGCTCAGGCCCACGCGCAGCAGCGACGGCAGGCCGAGGAAGGACTGCTCGTCGTAGTTGATGCGCCCACCTTCGCTGTCACCGGTGACGGTGAACTCTTCATAGCCGAGGAAGGTGAAGTGGTTGTCCAGCAGCCATTCGAGGAAGGCGGCGACTTCGGCCTTTTCGTTCTGCGCCGGGGCGTAGGGGCTTTGCTCGACCAGCGCCACGACTTCACGCAGGCGCGCTTTCATCGGCTCGAAATCGGCCACCGCCACGCGCACTTCGGCCAGCACTTGCTCGATCTCGCGGGCCAGTACGCTCAACTCGTTGGCATTGGCGCAGCGGTCGATCTCCAGGTACATCAGCGATTCATGCTGCACGCCCTCGCCCTGGCTGCCCTTGGGCAGCAGTTCGAGCAGCTCGCCCTTGGCGCCACGGCGCACGCTGAGCACGGTGGTCTGCAGGGTGTGGATGCTGTAGCCACGGCGGTTCAGCTCGGTGCGCACCGAGTCGACCAGAAACGGCAGGTCGTGGTGCAGCACCTCGACCACGCTGTGGGTCGACTGCCAGCCGTTGCGTTCGTAATCGGGGTTGTACACCCGCACTTGCGGGTGTTCGGGGTCGAAGCGCTCGACGATGCGCCAGGCCGAGAGGGTGCAGCCGACCAGGTCGGAAAGGCGGCGTTGGGTAAGTTCGTCCAGAGAGATGATGCCGAAGAACTGGTCAGCGAACAGCGCCACTTGTGGCAGGGCTTGTTCGCTGATGTGCTGCGCCAGGGCCGATCGCAGTTGCTGCTGGAAATCGGCCTTGCTGGCTGCGGTGAAAAACGCCATCTGTGGTACTCCGCGTGGGCTCTTAATCGTGGGAACACTGTGCGCGCGTGCGCCCCGTACGGATCAACCATAGCCAACCCGTGCAGCGGGACGGACAAAAACCGGGCGTTGGCCGTGCCGGGCACGGTCAGCGTGTGATGGGCATCTGCAAAAGCGCCTGCGTCGCGGCGCTGGGCCTTTACGGGTGTCCATCGACTGCGCAGCTTAACGACTGGCACAGGCTTGCGGCTTGCAGCGCTGCGACATATTCGGTCAAGGTGAGGCAATATGCCGCACGGTTGGGCATTTCCCGGCTGGCAAAATTCCCTTCATTCGTACGAAAGAGCCAAACATGCAACTGAACACGACCCAATTTCTCGCCACGCCCTGCGACGATGAAGAAGACGACATGGCCACCTTGTGCTGCATCAGCGACAAGGGGCAGATGTTCCTGCTGACCCGCTACCCGGATGAAGACACCGTCGATCTGACCCTGGACGACGAGCCTTCGACCCTCGATGGCCTGAAAGTCACCTTGGGCGCTACCCACTTGGTCATCGAGGTGGCGCCCGGGGACCGTGATGCGCTCAAGGGCGACGCACAGCTGCACATCACCCACGCTACCCCGGCCAGCGACCTGCCCGAGGTGCTGCTGACCCTGCGCAACCTGCTCGACGGCACCGGCGAGCTGATCAGCGAGGTGTAAGCGCCCGCCTGCTAACCCAGTGGGTTGGCATGCACCAGGCGCACGCCATCGGCGGTGGGGCGATTGACGAACAGCACGTCGGGGCTGGCGTCGCGCAGCTCTGCCGCCGGGTTCCAGTGCGCCGAGGTGTGAATGTAGCGCTGCAACACTTCACGCTGCCCGGCAGTGAGGTGCAGCTCGGCGCTGTGGCCCAGGGCGTAGGCGTGCAGGGCCTGGCTGATCGGCTGCAACTGCGAAGGTAGCTGCGCCAGCCACTCGCCGGGCAGTGGTGCGAGCGGCACGCCGTGCTGCACCGCCAGCTCACGCATGATGCTCAGGTACACCTGCGACAACTGCCCCGGCACCTCGCGGGTCTGGCTTACGGTTGCGAACACCCGCTTGTACGGCGCCTCGCGCCGTGCGCGGTGATCCTCATCGAGCACTTCCCAGGTGTGCAGTTGCAGTTGCCCCGCCGCACGCGGGCTGTGTTCATCCAGCCATTGGGCCGCTTGGGCGTAGGCTGCGGTGGCCTCGGGCCGGTTGCTGGCCGGCACCCGGCAGCTGAACGGCTTGCACAACAGCACCTGTTCGCGCACCTGCGCCGGATAGCCGCCACCGATATCGGAATGCGCCCCTGGCAACAGGCAATCGTTGCCGCTGGCGACCAGCGCAAAATGCTGGCGAAACTCGTCGGCAGCGGCCAGTTGCACGACCTTTCGGGCGATGCCATCAGCCAGGCCCAGGCGCAGCGTGCCGAACTGCATGCCGGGCGATGGGTGGGCCATTGGGTCGAAAATTGCCGCCACCGTGTCGAACAGGCCGATGAAGTTCAGGGTCACGGCCAAGTCGCTGCCCACCTCCCCCGCAACCAGTCGGTTGGCGCAGTGCCGCGCAGCCGCAGCGCCGCGGCTGAAACCGAACAGATCGACCTCCACGCCCTGCAGTGGCGGCTGCGGGTGTTGCTGGCGCCAGCGCGCTACCTGCTCGCGCAACCACTGCATGGCCTGTTCGACACGGGCCTCGACACCTGTAGCGCCCAGCCCCGTGGCCTGGCTGAGCATCGAGTCCGGTGCGCCCTGGCGGGTGCCGATACCCTCGACGTACAGGCTCAGACAATGGACGCCCGGATGCAGGTCCGCAGCATCAGGATACAGGCCGTACAACAGGGCGATGTTGCTGGGCGCGTTGGCATAGCTGCCGCTTGGCGCTCGCGCTGATACCCCGCCAGTGCCTGCCAAAGCATTGGTCAGATTGTTGCCTGTGCCATCGAAAAACAGCCCGATGCGCAGGATGTTGGTGCTGCTGGAATGCGTCATGACGTGTGCCCGCTCAAGAATGGCAGTGCAGCAAACGCCGATGAGTCAGAGCGGACGATCGGACAATTCCGTTGTTATTGCAGGGGGTTTCGCCACTTTGGTTGCGAATCACACGAAAATAGCCCTGCGCCGATTGGTCGGCACCCCCGCGGATGGATTAAAGTAGCAGCCCCTGCCAGGGCGGCTGCACATGCAACCCCCGGCGTTTCCCCAGGAACCACCTCCGATGGAACACCGCGACGCCCTGATCGCGTTACGCACCTTCCTTTCTTCCCAGATTCTGGGTCAGGAAAAGCTGGTCGATCGCCTGCTGATCGTGCTGCTAGCTGACGGCCACATGCTCGTCGAAGGTGCCCCTGGCCTGGCCAAGACCCGCGCCATCAAGGAACTGGCCGAAGGCGTCGAAGCGCAATTCCATCGAATTCAGTTCACCCCCGACCTGCTCCCGGCCGACATCACCGGCACGGAAATCTACCGCCCGGAAACCGGCAGCTTCGTGTTCCAGCAGGGGCCGATCTTCCACAACCTGGTGCTGGCCGACGAAATCAACCGCGCCCCGGCCAAGGTACAGTCGGCCCTGCTCGAGGCCATGGCCGAGCGTCAGGTCAGCGTCGGGCGAAGCACCTACGACCTGTCGCCGCTGTTTCTGGTCATGGCCACGCAGAACCCCATCGAGCAGGAAGGCACCTACCCGCTACCCGAGGCGCAGCTCGACCGCTTCCTGATGCACGTGAAAATCGGCTTTCCCGATGCCTCCGTCGAGCGGCGCATTCTGCAGCAGGCCCGCGGCGAAGCGCTGGGCGGTGAGACCAAGCCCGTACGCCAGGTCAGTCAGCAGGCGATCTTCGCGGCACGCAAAGAGATTCTCGGCCTGTACATGGCCGATGCGGTGGAGGAATACCTGGTGCAGCTGGTGATCGCCACCCGCAGCCCTGGCAAGTTCGACGCCGAACTGGCCGACTGGATCGCCTACGGCGCCAGCCCACGCGGATCGATCGCCCTGGACCGCTGTGCGCGGGCCCACGCCTGGCTGGCTGGCCGCGACTTCGTCAGCCCCGAGGACATTCAGGCGGTGCTGTTCGATGTGTTGCGCCACCGTATCATTCTGTCGTTCGAGGCCGAGGCGGCCGGGGTCGACCAGGACCGCGTCGTCCAGCGCATCCTCGACGTCGTCGCCGTCGCCTGACGCCATGCCCGCCACCCACTCCCTCGAACCCGGCATCCGCATCGGTCTGGCCGAGCTGATCGACATGCGCCATCGGGTGCGGGAAATCCAGCTGTTCGCTCGCCCCGGCCAGCGTGGCCCGTTGGTGGGGCTGCACCATTCCAAGTTGCGTGGGCGCGGGGTGGATTTCGACCAGGTGCGGGTCTACCAGGCCGGTGATGACGTGCGCAACATCGACTGGCGCGTCACCGCGCGCACCCAGGAGCCGCACACCAAGCTGTTCCACGAGGAGCGCGAGCGGCCAATCTTCATTCTCATCGAACAAAGCCAGCGGCTGTTCTTCGGCTCGGGGCTGATGTTCAAGTCGGTGCTCGCCGCCCAGGCTGCCGCGTTGTTCGGCTGGGCGGCGCTGGAACACAATGACCGCATCGGCGGGCTGGTGTTCGGCGCCAGCGAGCCCCATGAAATCAAGCCGCGGCGCAGCAAGCAGAGCCTGCTGCAACTGCTCAACCGCCTGGCCAGGATCAACCAGGCGCTGCACAGCGACAGCGCCTCGGGCACCGACAGTCTGGGCCTGGCTCTGCGCCGCGCGCGCGAAGTGCTGCGCCCCGGCAGCCTGGCGATCATCATCTGCGACGAGCGGGCGTTGAGCGCCCAGGCCGAGCAGCACCTGTCGATGCTCTCACGCCATTGCGACCTGCTGCTGTTGCCGGTGGCCGACCCGCTCGACCACGCCCTGCCCGCCGCTGGCCTGCTGCGCTTCGCACAAGGCGATGAACAACTCGAACTCGACACCCTCGACCTGGGCCTGCGCCAGGCCTATCACCAGCAGGCCGAAGCGCGCATCGAGCGCTGGGAAGTGCTGGCGCAGAAGCTGCGTGTGGTGCTGATGCCGCTCAATACCCAGCGCGAGCTGATCGAGCAGTTGCGCGAGCACCTGAGTGAACAGCGCCCAGGGATCGTGCGATGAACCCCCTCGACGAGCTGCAACCGCTGCTGGCGCCGCAGGCCATCGGCAGCTGGCCGCCGGCGCCAGGCTGGTGGTTGCTCCTGGGCGCGCTAGTGATCCTGAGCTGGGGCCTGTGGCGGCTGCGCCACTGGCGCCCCAGACGCCCGGCGCCGGCTGCGCCAGAACCGGGCCTGGACCCGGCACGCAGTGAAGCCCTGGCGGAACTGGCGCGGCTACCGCGCCCCTACGACGGTGCCCCGGCCGGTGCCTGGCTGCAACAGCTCAATGCCTTGCTCAAGCGCTTGTGCCGCAGTCATTACCCCGGTGCCCACAGCCATACCCTCAACGGTCGGCAATGGCTGGCGTTTCTCGACAACCGCTGCCCGGCAGCGGGCCTGACGCGCTGGATGGTGCTGG
It includes:
- a CDS encoding T6SS phospholipase effector Tle1-like catalytic domain-containing protein; translated protein: MTHSSSTNILRIGLFFDGTGNNLTNALAGTGGVSARAPSGSYANAPSNIALLYGLYPDAADLHPGVHCLSLYVEGIGTRQGAPDSMLSQATGLGATGVEARVEQAMQWLREQVARWRQQHPQPPLQGVEVDLFGFSRGAAAARHCANRLVAGEVGSDLAVTLNFIGLFDTVAAIFDPMAHPSPGMQFGTLRLGLADGIARKVVQLAAADEFRQHFALVASGNDCLLPGAHSDIGGGYPAQVREQVLLCKPFSCRVPASNRPEATAAYAQAAQWLDEHSPRAAGQLQLHTWEVLDEDHRARREAPYKRVFATVSQTREVPGQLSQVYLSIMRELAVQHGVPLAPLPGEWLAQLPSQLQPISQALHAYALGHSAELHLTAGQREVLQRYIHTSAHWNPAAELRDASPDVLFVNRPTADGVRLVHANPLG
- a CDS encoding AAA family ATPase, with translation MEHRDALIALRTFLSSQILGQEKLVDRLLIVLLADGHMLVEGAPGLAKTRAIKELAEGVEAQFHRIQFTPDLLPADITGTEIYRPETGSFVFQQGPIFHNLVLADEINRAPAKVQSALLEAMAERQVSVGRSTYDLSPLFLVMATQNPIEQEGTYPLPEAQLDRFLMHVKIGFPDASVERRILQQARGEALGGETKPVRQVSQQAIFAARKEILGLYMADAVEEYLVQLVIATRSPGKFDAELADWIAYGASPRGSIALDRCARAHAWLAGRDFVSPEDIQAVLFDVLRHRIILSFEAEAAGVDQDRVVQRILDVVAVA
- a CDS encoding DUF58 domain-containing protein is translated as MPATHSLEPGIRIGLAELIDMRHRVREIQLFARPGQRGPLVGLHHSKLRGRGVDFDQVRVYQAGDDVRNIDWRVTARTQEPHTKLFHEERERPIFILIEQSQRLFFGSGLMFKSVLAAQAAALFGWAALEHNDRIGGLVFGASEPHEIKPRRSKQSLLQLLNRLARINQALHSDSASGTDSLGLALRRAREVLRPGSLAIIICDERALSAQAEQHLSMLSRHCDLLLLPVADPLDHALPAAGLLRFAQGDEQLELDTLDLGLRQAYHQQAEARIERWEVLAQKLRVVLMPLNTQRELIEQLREHLSEQRPGIVR
- a CDS encoding DUF4381 domain-containing protein, which codes for MNPLDELQPLLAPQAIGSWPPAPGWWLLLGALVILSWGLWRLRHWRPRRPAPAAPEPGLDPARSEALAELARLPRPYDGAPAGAWLQQLNALLKRLCRSHYPGAHSHTLNGRQWLAFLDNRCPAAGLTRWMVLVEGAYKPECKLDDKAIAGLSQAVETWIRKHV
- a CDS encoding NAD-glutamate dehydrogenase; the protein is MAFFTAASKADFQQQLRSALAQHISEQALPQVALFADQFFGIISLDELTQRRLSDLVGCTLSAWRIVERFDPEHPQVRVYNPDYERNGWQSTHSVVEVLHHDLPFLVDSVRTELNRRGYSIHTLQTTVLSVRRGAKGELLELLPKGSQGEGVQHESLMYLEIDRCANANELSVLAREIEQVLAEVRVAVADFEPMKARLREVVALVEQSPYAPAQNEKAEVAAFLEWLLDNHFTFLGYEEFTVTGDSEGGRINYDEQSFLGLPSLLRVGLSEQELRIEDYAAAYLNEPLLLSFAKAALPSRVHRPAYPDYVSIRQLDADGKVIKECRFMGLYTSSVYGENVHAIPYLRVKVAEIERRSGFDAKAHLGKELTQVLEVLPRDDLFQTPIDELFNTVMSIVQIQERNKIRVFLRKDPYGRFCYCLAYVPREIYSTEVRQKIQQVLMERLKASDCEFWTFFSESVLARVQLILRVDPKNRIDIDPQQLEKEVIQACRSWNDDYSALVVENFGEAQGTNILADFPKGFPAGYRERFAPHSAVVDLQHVVALNDKRPLAMSFYQPLTQIGERTLHCKLYHADTPLALSDVLPILENLGLRVLGEFPYRLRHTNGREFWIHDFAFTYSEGLDLDIQQLNDVLQDAFIHIVGGDAENDAFNRLVLTAGLPWRDVALLRAYARYLKQIRLGFDLGYIAATLNNHTDIARELTRLFKTRFYLARKLTQDDLDNKQQRLEQAILSALDEVQVLNEDRILRRYLDLIKATLRTNFYQPDADGQAKSYFSFKFNPKLIPELPKPVPKFEIFVYSPRVEGVHLRFGNVARGGLRWSDREEDFRTEVLGLVKAQQVKNSVIVPVGAKGGFLPRRLPLGGSRDDIAAEGIACYRIFISGLLDITDNLKDGGVVPPANVVRHDEDDPYLVVAADKGTATFSDIANGIAIDYGFWLGDAFASGGSAGYDHKKMGITARGAWVGVQRHFRERGINVQEDPITVIGVGDMAGDVFGNGLLMSDKLQLVAAFNHLHIFIDPNPETANSFAERKRLFELPRSAWSDYDTSIMSEGGGIFPRSAKSIAISPQMKERFAITADRLTPTELLNALLKAPVDLLWNGGIGTYVKASSESHADVGDKANDALRVNGNELRCKVVGEGGNLGMTQLGRVEYGLNGGATNTDFIDNAGGVDCSDHEVNIKILLNEVVQGGDMTEKQRNQLLGSMTEEVGHLVLGNNYKQTQALSLAARRARERIAEYKRLMADLESRGKLDRAIEFLPSEEQLAERLAAGQGLTRAELSVLISYSKIDLKEQLLKSQVPDDDYLTRDMETAFPPSLVSKFAESMRRHRLKREIVSTQIANDLVNNMGITFVQRLKESTGMSAANVAGAYVIVRDIFHLPHWFRQIEALDYQVPADIQLTLMDELMRLGRRATRWFLRSRRNEQDAGRDIAHFGPKIAQLGLKLDELLEGPTRERWQVRYQSFVEAGVPELLARMVAGTTHLYTLLPIIEASDVTGHDPAQVAKAFFAVGSALDLTWYLQEISNLPVENNWQALAREAFRDDIDLQQRAITISVLQMANAPQDMDARVALWIEQHRVMAERWRAMLDDLRNATGHDYAMYAVANRELVDLALSGQAVVVPS